The following DNA comes from Chitinophaga nivalis.
ATGGAGGAACGGGCGGCCTTTATAGCAGGTAATATACCGGAAGTAATCAGCGGCTTAAAAGCGTTAACCCATACTGCTCCGGATACCCCGACGATGATCTATCGCGGGCAGATAAAAGCAAATAAAGACATGCTGCATTTGCTGGCGCAGGATGAAGACATGAGGAAGGCCATGCAGACATGGATGGAAAAGCGTAAATACAATAAGCTGCTGGAACTTTGGGTAAAAGGTTACCAGGTAGATTGGGCTTTGTTGTATGGCGCCGGCAAACCTTATCGCATTAGTTTACCAGTCTATCCTTTTGTCAGAGACGTATACCGGACAGATATGTCTGTCGGAGGAGTGCTGCCAACCGCAAGGGCGCTATCCCGGTTACACCCGCTTTTACATACGAATATCTCCAGCCTTTATCAGCAGTGTTTCAGCAGTGTATTTAGTGGAAAAGAAGCTGTGATGCATCATTACAGCATAAATGGACAGCCGCTGTTGCCGGCGATGGCTTATCTGGAAATGGTGCGCGCTGCGTTGCTCATTGCAACGGAGCGGTCTGCAACGCAGCCGGTAAACCTGGAACTGACAAACATCATATGGCCTGAGCTGTTAACGATACAGGAAAAGCCCGTGGCATTGCAGCTTAGCCTGCAGGAGCGGGGTGGTAGTATTCAGTACGAAGTGCATGCAGCGGTAGCAACAGCCGTGCCGGTATATTGTCGGGGAATGGGGCATATGCGGGAGCAACTTGCCTGGCCGGTGCATGATATGACAGCATGGCAATCGGAGATGACAGATGATTTATCGGGAGATGCCTGTTACGAATGGTATCGTCAGGCAGGACTGAGTGTAGAAGCGCATCGCCGTTGTATTACCGGTATATGGAAAGGAACAGCCGGGGTATTGGTGCAGCTCTCCGTGCCGGCAAGCACCGGGCAGGATGGATACAAATGGCATCCTTTACTGTTGGAGAGTGCCTGGCAAGGCAGCATGGTATTATACCGGAACACCGGCACGGAGCAGCCGGCCCGCTTGTTATTTCCCTATAGTCTTGATAAAGTATTATTATCCGGCAACACATTGACAGGAGATAGCTGTTGGAGCATTATTCGTTTCAGTGCCGGCAGCAGTGCAGATGCGGCTATGCCCCGTTTGGATATTGATTTGTGTGATGAGCAGGGAAACGTACTCGTTGGTTTTTATGGCTTGTCTTTGCGGGCAATAGAGATCACACAGCAAACACCGGAAAGGTCGTCATCTGCGGTGATGCCGTTGTCAAATGAAGCGGCTGCCGATGAGGAGTTGCAGGAGTATATCCATCGGCTCTTATTAGCACACATATCGCAGCAGCTGGATATTCCCATAGATCAACTGGGTGATGGGAATGATCTGGCAGAATATGGATTAGACTCTGTTCAGCTGGGCCTTTTCTTTAGTGGATTGAATGATACCTACGGATTGACGCTGACGCCTGCACTGTTTTTTGAATACCCTACGTTGCCGGCATTGGCAGGCTATCTGTCTAAAAAACATCGGACCCTGTTTTCTCTTCCGTCGCCAACGGTAACGCCACCATCGGTACGGCAGGAAATACCGGCAGCTGCAATACCGGTACCCATAGCTGCGCCGGTGCGTACGCGCCGGCTATCCGGGGCGGACAACGCACCCATTGCGGTGATAGGCATGAGTGGCCGTTTCCCGCAGGCCGCAGATATTACTGCCTTCTGGGAAAACCTCATGGCAGAACGGGACTGTATCAGTGAAGTGCCACCAGATCGCTGGAGTTGGCGTGCGGAGGGTACCTTACCCTGGGGTGGATTTATGGAAGATGTCGCAGCTTTTGATCCCCTGTTTTTTAATATTTCTCCCCAGGAAGCTTACCATATGGATCCGCAACAGCGGCTGCTGATGGAGTATGTCTGGAAAGTAATGGAAGACGCCGGGTATAGTCCTGAACAGCTGTCGGGCAGCAGCACGGGATTATTTATTGGTATCTCCTGTGGCGAGTATGCGCAACTGTTATCCCGTAGCAATACGCAGATAGAAGGTTTCAGCGCTATCGGGCTGGTATCTTCTGTAGGGCCTAACCGGATGAGTTATCTGCTGAATTTGCACGGCGCCAGCGAACCTGTGGAAACAGCCTGCTCCAGTTCACTGGTAGCCATTCATCGGGCCGTGGAATACATTCAGCAGGGACATGGAGAGATGGCGGTGGCTGGCGGCGTGAATACGCTGATCAGTCATGAAATCTGTATCAGCCTGGGCAAGGCGGGTATGCTGAGTCAGGATGGTCGTTGCAAAACATTCTCAGCAGAGGCAGATGGTTATGTACGGGGAGAAGGTGTGGGCATGTTATTGCTGAAAAGACTGGATGCGGCGGAACGTGATGGAGATCACATTTATGGCGTCATTCGCGGCACCGCAGAAAACCACGGCGGACATGCAAGCTCCCTGACTGCCCCCAGCACAAATGCACAGACGGCTTTACTGCAAAAAGCCTATGAGAAAGCCGGCATAGCGCCGTGGACGGTGGGTTACATAGAAGCGCATGGTACCGGTACGAGACTGGGAGATCCGGTAGAAGTCAATGCGTTGAAAGCTGCCTTCCGGGAATACCGGCAAAACAATGCTGCACCCGGTGTTGCCTATTGTGGCCTTGGCTCCGTCAAAAGTAATATTGGGCACCTGGAAGTGGCCGCCGGCGTCGTCAGCATGATTAAAGTATTATTACAATTACAGCACCGGACATTGGTGAAAAGTTTACATACAGCATCATTAAATCCGCAGCTGGTACTGGAGGATAGCCCTTTTTATGTAGTGCAGCAAACGCGCCCATGGGAGCCCATGTATGATCAGGCCGGATGTGTATTGCCATTGCGTGCAGGCGTTAGCTCCTTTGGATTCGGCGGTGTAAATGCACACGTGGTACTGGAAGAATATATCGCACCGGAGAAACCACTGTTGCCCGTAACCCCGGTGATGATTGTACTGTCTGCACGTAATAGTGTAAGACTGAAAGAGCTGGCCACCCGGCTGCACCAGGTATTGGCCACCGGCACTTATGAAAACAAAGACCTGGCTGCTATCGCTTTTACATTACAGGTAGGCAGAGAGGCGATGGAGGAACGTATGGCCTTTATTGCCGGCGACATACAGGAGCTATTGAAAGGCCTGCAATATTTTATGAAGCCGGAGAAAGGGGCCGCAGTATTGTTATATCAGGGACAGGTAAAAGGAAATAAAGAAGCGTTGCATGCATTCACGCGGGATGAAGATATGGTACAAACGATGCTGGCCTGGATAGAGAAACGTAAATACAACAAGTTGCTGGACGTGTGGGTGAAAGGTTATCCGGTAGACTGGAAACTGCTGTATAAAGAAGGAAATCCCGGCCGTATCAGTTTGCCTGGTTACCCGTTTGCAAAAGAAAGATATTGGGTGGATAACCAGATACCGGCTGTAACGGGTACATCCCTGCGAAAAGAAGGAAATGCAGCTCCGCATAAAACGTTTGATGATGTTTTTTATGATCAGCTGATAGACCAGGTGATGAATGGAACCACGAGCATTGATAAAGCTGCCTTTAAAGTCAGGAATAAAAATTAATGCAATACGATAAAACAAAACGGACATAGGTCTGGTGCAATTTATTTTAACTAAACAGACAAAAAATGTAATCCTATGGCTATTCATTTTTGGGAGTATGTATTTAATGAATTGAAGGATAAACGTTTGCAGAAGTCAGATGCGAAAGACCTGATACGGCAATTCTATTATCATCAGCATGGATCCGGTTTTGAAGTACCTTATTTACATCCGTTGTTACATACCAATAGTTCTACGCTGCAGGAACAACGTTTCACCAGTTTGTTCAACGGAGAGGAGTTTTTTTTAAGAGACCATGTCATGAACGGGCGGAGGATATTGCCCGCCGTGGCTTATCTGGAAATGGCACGTACGGCCATCGCATTGGGCAATGAATTGCCGGCAGACGAGGTGGCTGCCATCGGATTGAAAAATGTTATCTGGCCGCAACCGTTAATAGTAGGGGAAGACCCGGTGAAAGTACATGTTGGGTTGTATGAACAGGGGACAGATATCAATTATGAAATTTATACGCATGATAAAGAGGGGGTAGAATTATTGCATGGGCATGGAACGGGATACCTGATAACAGCTATTGCGACACCTCCCGTGTACGATATAGCAGCTGTGCAGGCGCGTTGTACCAACGCACATTTGACCAGTGAATTATGTTATACGGCTTTCGATCGGATCGGACTCACTTATGGACCTGGTCACCGGTGTATAGAAGATTTATGGCTAGGCGAAGGAGAAGTGCTGGCACGACTGGCATTACCTGCCATTACCAATGATACCGGATATGTGTTACATCCCGGACTGGTAGATAGTGCTTTGCAAAGTTGTATCGGGTTGTTTTGGAATGGTGCGGCGGATACGCCTGGAAATTTACTGATCCCCTTTAATATGGACAAAGTATTACTGTATGGCAGCACCGCGCCGGGAGGTATTTACTGGAGCAGCGTTCGTTGCAGTGAGGGCAGCAGTACCGATGCTACTACACCCAGGCTGGATATTGATATCGTGGACGATACGGGTAAAGTGCTGATCAGTATACGTGGTTTTGGCATACGTGCTTTGGGGAACCAGAAAAAAGAAATACCTGTCAGTGCTGCCACCGGCGTGTTTTTATATGAACCTGTTTTGTCGGAAGATACAACGACCTATATCCCCGAAGAAGAGCGGATTGTTTTCCTGTGTGAATTGCCGGAGGATTTACAGACAGCAGTGGCAACAACCATCGGAAATGCCCGGTGTATTTCATTACAAGCTACCGGAGATATGGATGTACGCTATCATACCTACAGTGAACAGTTATATACCTGCTTGCAGGAGTTGCTGACAGCACCGCCACCCGGTGGTGTTGTTTTGCAACTGGTTACCGGCGACAGTCCGGCGAGCAGGATGTTTCAGGGATTGGGGGCATTGTTGCGTACAGCTACAATGGAGCGTTTGAAAATCAGGAGCCAGCAGATCAGGGTGCCCAATACCATCGATGGAGCACAGCTCCTGGAAATATTAGCGGCAGATATGGCTACTGCAGATAGGGAAATCAGCTACGCAGATGGCATAAGATACAAAGGAAGCTGGCAGCAGATAGCCGCTGCAGACGATCCGGTACTACCCTGGAAGGCCGGAGGGATCTATGTTATTACCGGTGGCAGCGGAAAGCTGGGGCAATTGTTTACAACAGAAATTCTGCAGCAGGTACCGGATGCACATGTGATCATCACCGGTCTCCGGGAGCAGGTAGATATGGATGTCGCCGGCGTGGATTACCAGATCTGTAATATAAAAGAAAAAACAGAAGTAGATGCACTGTTTGATTGGATAGAAGATACCTATGGCCGCGTAGATGGAATTATTCATGCCGCAGGTATTCTCCGCGATGCGCTGATCACGAATAAAGAAATGGCGGAAGCCGCGCTGGTAATGGCGCCTAAAGTAAGTGGCCTGCTACACCTGGATGAACGTACCGCACAATATGAACTTGATTTTTTTGTTTGTTTTTCTTCGGTAATAGGCGCATTTGGTAATGCCGGGCAGGGAGATTACGCGCTGGGAAACAGTTTTATGGACCATTATGCTTTATACCGGAATGAACTGGTGGCGGCAGGCGTGCGCAGTGGCCATACTTTATCCATCAACTGGCCGCTGTGGGAAGAGGGAGGTATGCACGTAGATGCTGCTTCACTGAGTTTGGTGAGGCAAACCTATGGTGTTACCCTGTTATCCGGAGCAGATGGACTGCACAGTTTTTATCGGGCTTTACATACCCGGTTGCCGCGTGTCCTGGTGTTGAGCGGAGAGCCGTTAAAGTTGCAACGGTTGCTGAACGAGGTGAATACCACGTCGCAACCGGAAAAAATAGTAAAGCCGGATGTGGTATCTACAACAACGGCTTTATCTGCAGATTCCTTAAAAGACCATGTACGGCGTTTGTTGTTGCAGGATATATCGCGCCTGCTCAGCATTGACATAGACCAGCTGGATATAGATAATCCTTTGAATGAATACGGATTTGATTCCGTACAACTGACAAGATTCTCCAGTGAACTGAGTACGAATTATGACATCATATTAATGCCGGCGTTATTTTTTGAATATCCCACGATCAATGCTTTTACGGGGTATTTATGTGATACTTATGGAGACACCTTTGCTGCCAAACTGCAAATGAAAATAAATAAACCAGCCACGCAAACAATCGCCATACCATCTTCCGCCACGCCGCGTACGGCATCACCACAACGTCGTAGCCGTCATCACCAGCGTAACGGTAGTGTACCGGCGCCAACATCCGCTGTGGCTACCAACATTGCCGTGATTGGTATGAGTGGCTGTTTTCCGCAGGCAGCAGATATTGTCAGCTATTGGCAAAACCTGGTGGAGGGACGTAACTGTATCAGTGAGGTGCCGCCGGACCGTTGGGACTGGAGCGCCGTCAGCCGGCAAACAGTGGAGCATGGCTGCATGCAATGGGGAGGATTTATAGAGAGTATCGCTTCATTTGATCCCTTGTTTTTTAATATTTCTCCCAAAGAAGCCATCTCCATGGACCCACAGCAGCGTTTACTGATGGAATATGTATGGAAGGTAATAGAAGATGGAGGATATAGCACCACGCAGTTAGCCGGCAGCAATACCGGATTATTTATAGGAACAGCCTGTGGCGAATATTTACAGCTGTTATCACAGAGTAATATGGAAATAGAAGGGTTCAGCACTACCGGAGTAGTATCTTCTGTAGGGCCCAACCGGATGAGTTATTTCCTGGACCTGCATGGCCCCAGCGAGCCGGTGGAAACAGCTTGCTCCAGTTCCCTGGTGGCTATTCATCGCGCCGTGGAATACATTCAGCAGGGACATGGAGAAATGGCGATAGCCGGCGGCATAAATACCCTCGTCAGCCCTGCGGCCTATATCAGCTTTGCGAAAGCGGGCATGCTGAGTCCTGACGGACGTTGTAAAACGTTTTCCGCAGCAGCAGATGGATATGTACGTGGAGAGGGAGTAGGCATGCTGCTACTGAAAGAATTAAAAGCCGCAGAGCGGGATGGAGATCATATTTATGGGGTGATTCGCGGTACCGCAGAAAACCATGGCGGGCATGCCAGTTCACTCACGGCGCCCAGTACCAAAGCCCAGGCTGCCTTGCTGCAAAAAGCATATCAGCGCGCAGGCATCGCCCCATGGACGGTGGGTTACATAGAAGCGCATGGTACCGGTACCCGATTGGGAGATCCGGTAGAAATAAGCGCCCTCAAGGCAGCGTTTAAGGCATTATGTGAAACCGCCGGTGGTACGCCGGAAAAGCTGAAAAAAGGGAATTGTGGCATTGGTTCTGTGAAAAGCAATATCGGCCACCTGGAACTGGCGGCCGGGGTGGCGGGAATCATCAAAGTACTGTTGCAGCTACAGCATCAGACGCTGGTGAAAAGTTTGCATAGTGAAACACTGAATCCTTATCTCGAATTGGAAGAAAGTCCGTTTTACGTAGTACAGGAAACACGCCCCTGGGAAGCGTTGTATGATGACAATGGCATCGAATTGCCGCGAAGGGCAGGGGTCAGCTCTTTTGGGTTTGGTGGCGTGAACGCGCATGTAGTACTGGAAGAATACAAAGCACCGGTTAAAGAAAATAGCTATGTGCCCGGAACGGCTTTGCTGATTGTACTCTCTGCCCGTAATAACAACAGGCTGCAGGAAGTAGCGGTTGGTTTACAAAAAGCCCTGCAATCCGGCCGATACCAGGAAACAGACCTGGCTTCCATTGCCTATACGCTGCAGGTAGGCCGTGAAGGAATGGAAGAACGGCTGGCCTTTATTGTAACGGGTATGGAGGAATTGCTGCAGGTACTGGACGTGTTTATACGTGGGTCAAAAGATGCGGCGATACCACTATACCGCGGGCAGGTAAAAGGTAACCGGGAAGCGCTGAGTGTATTTGCAGATGAAGATATGCAACAGGGCGTACTGATCTGGATAGAAAAAGGTAAGTATAACAAACTGCTGGATGCCTGGGTGAAAGGATATCCGGTGGATTGGAATCTGTTATACAAAGCAGCCAATCCGGGTCGTATCAGTTTACCTACCTATCCGTTTGTAAAAGAAAGATACTGGATTGAAGGCGTAAGATTTCCTGCCAGAAATAACAAGATTGCCATGACAACAGCGGCGGAATTTGATGAATGTTTTTATGATGAATTAATGGATGAAGTGATCAGTGGTACCACCACCATAGACACCGCTGTTTGTAAAATGAGACAAAGAAATTGAGCTGCCGGAATGTGCTGATTAAAAGATGTAAAAATGTTCTGCCATGGCGATTCACTTTCTGGAATATGTTTTAAATGAGTTAAGAGAAAAAAGATTATGTAAAGAGGATGCTAAAAACCTGATCCGGCAGTTTTATAACCCCTCACATAAAACAGGCGATACAACCGTATTACATCCTTTGTTACATCGCAATACGTCTACACTGGGAGCACTGCATTTCAGCAGTACTTTTAGCGGAGAGGAGTTTTTTTTACAGGATTACCTCGTACACGGACAGGCATTATTACCGGCTGCTGCTTTTCTGGAGATGGCACGTGCAGCTGTGCTGGAAGCAGGTATAGCTGCGGAACAAGCGGCTGTTGCCTTCAATGACGTGATATGGACGATGCCTTTGGTGGCAGGAACAGCAGATACAACAGTGCATATAGCATTATATCAGGAGAGGAGCATCCTTTATTTTGATAGCTATTCAACTGCAGCATCCGGAGCCGAACAACTACACTGCCAGGGTAAAGTGGGGGTTGTCAACAGCGCACCTCCTCCGGTATACAATCTCACCTTGTTGCAGGCAGGTTGTAAACGGGGATATTTATCCGGAGCGCAATGTTACCAGGCCTTTGAACAACAGGGGGTGCTGTACGGGGCGGCCTGCAATTGTGTGGAAGGGTTGTGGCAGGGAGAAGAAGAAGTATTGGTGAAATTATTCCTGCAGGATATGACACAGGAGCAGTATATCCTGCATCCCGGATTACTGGAGGGCGTCTGGCAGGGATGTATCGGTCTTTCCCGGAATGGAAAGGTATTTACAGCAGCTGGTTACCTGATGCCCGATGCAGTAGATAAAGTGCTGATTTATGAAGGAACAACCATCAATCGTACTTATTGGTGCGTGGTCAGGTACTGTACAGATGGTGCGCCATCGGCGACATCGTCCCGGGTAAATATTGATATGTGTGATGATAATGGCAAGGTAATCGTTCGTTTGCTGGGATTGCGTCTGAGGGCAGTAACAGGCGAACTGCATATAGCCGCAGCGACGCCAATACCGACGGAACATGTAACTGCTGCGCCGCCGTCAACATGGGACACGCGGGTGTTACAACTGCTCCTCCGGGAGGTATCCACGCAGCTGGGTATACCGGAAGCGCAATTGAATGGCGATATGCAGTTAAATGAATTAGGCCTGGATTCCATACAGCTGGTACAATTCTCTAAAAAACTGCAGGCCAGCTATGGTATTGTAGTAACGCCGGAGCTATTTTTCGGAGCTCCCACTTTAAAGATATTTGCGGCGCACATTATCAAAACCTATCAGGAGGGCGCAGCAGTGAAATTACCAGGGCTGTTGATGCAGGAATTATTGGCGGCACCTGCAGCTATTACAGCCAATGCTACACGCCCCTCCAGGCGACAGACTGCATCATTGCCGGATACGGTAATGGCAGGCGAACAGGCAGCGGTAGCCGTGATCGGTATCAGCGCCCGTTTCCCCCACGCGGAAGGTGTGACGGAATTCTGGAAAAACCTTACCGAAGAACGGGATTGCATCAGTGAAGTACCCCGGGAACGATGGGATTGGCGCACCCTCAGCGATGAACAGGCAGATGCCGCCAGTCTGCGATGGGGAGGCTTTATCGCCGATATAACTGCTTTTGACGCTGCCTTTTTTAATATTGCTCCGGAGGAAGCGATGTATATGGATCCCCAGCAACGCCTGTTAATGGAGTACGTATGGAAGGTCATAGCAGATGCAGGATACAGTGCCGCACAGTTATGGGGAACCCCAACCGGATTATTTGTGGCGACTACCTGCGGCGAATACGAACAGTTATTATCTGCTGCCGGCAGAAAGCGGGTACCTGCCGGAATGGCTTCCGCCGGACCTAACCGTGTGAGTCGTTTTTTTAATCTGCATGGCCCCAGTGAGCCGGTAGAAACGGCTTGCTCCAGTTCCCTGGCAGCTATTCACAAAGCAGTCGCCTATATTCAGCAGGGACATGGAGAAATGGCTATTGCAGGCGGCATCAATACGTTGCTGAGTCCTGCCGGTTACGGGAACCTGGCGCAAGCCGGCATGCTGAGCGCAGATGGGCGTTGTAAAGCATTTGGGGTGGCTGCAGACGGATATGTACGGGGCGAAGGAATAGGCATGCTGTTGTTAAAAAGGCGGGATGCCGCAGAACGGGATGGAGATCAGATCTATGGGGTGATCCGGACCTCCGCAGAAAATCACAGTGGGTATGCCGATGCGTTCACCGCGGCGGGTAGCCATGTGAAGGCTGCCTGGCTGCAGCAGGTGTATGCACGGGCGGGGATCTCTCCCCGCACAATTGGCTATATCGAAACACATACTACAGGCATCCGTTTGGAAGACGCCGCAGAGATCAATGCCCTGAAAGCAGCTTTCCGGATGTTACCACAACAGGACGACCGGTATCAAAATACACATGGGTATTGCGGACTGGGAACGGTGAAAAGTAATATCGGACATCTTGAACTGGCAGCCGGCGTAGCCGGTTTGATTAAAGTACTGTTGCAGTTGAAACATCAGACGCTCATCAAAAGCCTGCATACAGCCGCATTAAACCCCGACCTGGAGCTTGCAGGAAGTCCTTTTTTCGTGGTGCAGGCTACGCAGGTATGGGAGCCTTGTTATGATGCCGGCGGACAGGCATTACCCCGTCGTGCGGGCATCAGTGCTTTGGGTAAGGGTGGACTGAATGTACATATGGTGGTGGAAGAATATGTAGTGCCGGCTGCAACAACGCCGCAACCGGAAGGCCCTGTATTAATCGTATTGTCTGCACATAACGGCGAGCGGTTAAGTGAACTGGCGCATGATTTATATCAGGCATTGAAGACTGGCCCGTTGAAAGAAAATGACCTGCACGGGATCGCCTATACGTTGCAGTCCGGCCGGGACGTCATGGAAGAAAGAATCGGATTTGTGGCCGATAATATGACGATGCTGTTGCAGGGATTGCTGCAGGTAGCAGGCCAGCCTTCTCCGGCTGCTATACCCTTGTATCGCGGGCAGGTAAAAGAAAAAAAAGAGGTGTTGAGTGTGCTGGCCAGTGATGAAGATATGAAGGAAACCATGCGGGTGTGGCTCGGAAAAGGTAAATATAATAAACTACTGGAGGTCTGGGTAAAAGGATATCCTGTTGACTGGGGATTGTTGTATGGTATCCACAAACCCCGTCGGGTCAGCCTGCCCGGATATCCGTTTAAGAAAGAAAAATATTGGGTGCCGGATACGGCAGCCCATGATGTGGCAGCCCCGTTGGAAAATGAACCGGTGCCGCCGGCGCGCTCACTGGATGAACTTTTATTGTCGGTACAATCAGGGGAAATAGACGTAGGTAAGGCAGATGAAATACTTTATCAGATGAATATTCAAAATAACCTGCTTGAAAAATAATCATTATCGGTTATCCTCTCCGTAAAATAATCATATGGACTCCAAAAGTATTCTGCTGGCCTTACAAACAGGCGAAATAAATTATAGCGAAGCGAAGATTTTATTGTTGAAAATAATGGGGAATACACCGCAGGCAACACCTGTATCGGCGCCCGGCGGTCATAGAATGGATAGCACCTATGCGGCCGCGATAGCGGGTCCGCTGACGCAACAGCTGGCGTTGCTGGAAGAACGCCCGGCTGGATATTTTGATAGGCAGGAAGCAACCTATCCGGAGCTGTTTCATATGAATAGTGTAACAACGGGCACGCCTGTATTTTGGTTGCATGGTGGCGGAGGAGGGATACAGCCTTATATCATGATCGCGCAAATGTCGCAGCGGCCTTTTTTCGGCATACAGGCAAGAGGGTGGATGAAAGAGAACGTAAAGCCAATCCGGGGCGTGAAAGCCATGGCGGCCTATTACGTGGAAATACTAAAAGCGGTACAGCCGCACGGCCCTTACGATCTCGGTGGCTATTCACTGGCAGGATGTCTGGCCTATGAAATGACGGGTCTGTTACAAAGAGCAGGAGAAGTCGTGAATTCCATTGTGATGATTGATAGTTTAAGTCCGGCCGGACTTAAACTATACCAACCGGATCAAAAAGATTATCTGCTGGAGATTATCAATATTTTATTGCTGAACACTGTGATGGCTACACCGGAAAAGTACTACCAGGTA
Coding sequences within:
- a CDS encoding beta-ketoacyl synthase N-terminal-like domain-containing protein; the protein is MAIHFWEYVFNELKDKRLQKSDAKDLIRQFYYHQHGSGFEVPYLHPLLHTNSSTLQEQRFTSLFNGEEFFLRDHVMNGRRILPAVAYLEMARTAIALGNELPADEVAAIGLKNVIWPQPLIVGEDPVKVHVGLYEQGTDINYEIYTHDKEGVELLHGHGTGYLITAIATPPVYDIAAVQARCTNAHLTSELCYTAFDRIGLTYGPGHRCIEDLWLGEGEVLARLALPAITNDTGYVLHPGLVDSALQSCIGLFWNGAADTPGNLLIPFNMDKVLLYGSTAPGGIYWSSVRCSEGSSTDATTPRLDIDIVDDTGKVLISIRGFGIRALGNQKKEIPVSAATGVFLYEPVLSEDTTTYIPEEERIVFLCELPEDLQTAVATTIGNARCISLQATGDMDVRYHTYSEQLYTCLQELLTAPPPGGVVLQLVTGDSPASRMFQGLGALLRTATMERLKIRSQQIRVPNTIDGAQLLEILAADMATADREISYADGIRYKGSWQQIAAADDPVLPWKAGGIYVITGGSGKLGQLFTTEILQQVPDAHVIITGLREQVDMDVAGVDYQICNIKEKTEVDALFDWIEDTYGRVDGIIHAAGILRDALITNKEMAEAALVMAPKVSGLLHLDERTAQYELDFFVCFSSVIGAFGNAGQGDYALGNSFMDHYALYRNELVAAGVRSGHTLSINWPLWEEGGMHVDAASLSLVRQTYGVTLLSGADGLHSFYRALHTRLPRVLVLSGEPLKLQRLLNEVNTTSQPEKIVKPDVVSTTTALSADSLKDHVRRLLLQDISRLLSIDIDQLDIDNPLNEYGFDSVQLTRFSSELSTNYDIILMPALFFEYPTINAFTGYLCDTYGDTFAAKLQMKINKPATQTIAIPSSATPRTASPQRRSRHHQRNGSVPAPTSAVATNIAVIGMSGCFPQAADIVSYWQNLVEGRNCISEVPPDRWDWSAVSRQTVEHGCMQWGGFIESIASFDPLFFNISPKEAISMDPQQRLLMEYVWKVIEDGGYSTTQLAGSNTGLFIGTACGEYLQLLSQSNMEIEGFSTTGVVSSVGPNRMSYFLDLHGPSEPVETACSSSLVAIHRAVEYIQQGHGEMAIAGGINTLVSPAAYISFAKAGMLSPDGRCKTFSAAADGYVRGEGVGMLLLKELKAAERDGDHIYGVIRGTAENHGGHASSLTAPSTKAQAALLQKAYQRAGIAPWTVGYIEAHGTGTRLGDPVEISALKAAFKALCETAGGTPEKLKKGNCGIGSVKSNIGHLELAAGVAGIIKVLLQLQHQTLVKSLHSETLNPYLELEESPFYVVQETRPWEALYDDNGIELPRRAGVSSFGFGGVNAHVVLEEYKAPVKENSYVPGTALLIVLSARNNNRLQEVAVGLQKALQSGRYQETDLASIAYTLQVGREGMEERLAFIVTGMEELLQVLDVFIRGSKDAAIPLYRGQVKGNREALSVFADEDMQQGVLIWIEKGKYNKLLDAWVKGYPVDWNLLYKAANPGRISLPTYPFVKERYWIEGVRFPARNNKIAMTTAAEFDECFYDELMDEVISGTTTIDTAVCKMRQRN
- a CDS encoding beta-ketoacyl synthase N-terminal-like domain-containing protein, whose protein sequence is MAIHFLEYVLNELREKRLCKEDAKNLIRQFYNPSHKTGDTTVLHPLLHRNTSTLGALHFSSTFSGEEFFLQDYLVHGQALLPAAAFLEMARAAVLEAGIAAEQAAVAFNDVIWTMPLVAGTADTTVHIALYQERSILYFDSYSTAASGAEQLHCQGKVGVVNSAPPPVYNLTLLQAGCKRGYLSGAQCYQAFEQQGVLYGAACNCVEGLWQGEEEVLVKLFLQDMTQEQYILHPGLLEGVWQGCIGLSRNGKVFTAAGYLMPDAVDKVLIYEGTTINRTYWCVVRYCTDGAPSATSSRVNIDMCDDNGKVIVRLLGLRLRAVTGELHIAAATPIPTEHVTAAPPSTWDTRVLQLLLREVSTQLGIPEAQLNGDMQLNELGLDSIQLVQFSKKLQASYGIVVTPELFFGAPTLKIFAAHIIKTYQEGAAVKLPGLLMQELLAAPAAITANATRPSRRQTASLPDTVMAGEQAAVAVIGISARFPHAEGVTEFWKNLTEERDCISEVPRERWDWRTLSDEQADAASLRWGGFIADITAFDAAFFNIAPEEAMYMDPQQRLLMEYVWKVIADAGYSAAQLWGTPTGLFVATTCGEYEQLLSAAGRKRVPAGMASAGPNRVSRFFNLHGPSEPVETACSSSLAAIHKAVAYIQQGHGEMAIAGGINTLLSPAGYGNLAQAGMLSADGRCKAFGVAADGYVRGEGIGMLLLKRRDAAERDGDQIYGVIRTSAENHSGYADAFTAAGSHVKAAWLQQVYARAGISPRTIGYIETHTTGIRLEDAAEINALKAAFRMLPQQDDRYQNTHGYCGLGTVKSNIGHLELAAGVAGLIKVLLQLKHQTLIKSLHTAALNPDLELAGSPFFVVQATQVWEPCYDAGGQALPRRAGISALGKGGLNVHMVVEEYVVPAATTPQPEGPVLIVLSAHNGERLSELAHDLYQALKTGPLKENDLHGIAYTLQSGRDVMEERIGFVADNMTMLLQGLLQVAGQPSPAAIPLYRGQVKEKKEVLSVLASDEDMKETMRVWLGKGKYNKLLEVWVKGYPVDWGLLYGIHKPRRVSLPGYPFKKEKYWVPDTAAHDVAAPLENEPVPPARSLDELLLSVQSGEIDVGKADEILYQMNIQNNLLEK
- a CDS encoding thioesterase domain-containing protein, coding for MDSKSILLALQTGEINYSEAKILLLKIMGNTPQATPVSAPGGHRMDSTYAAAIAGPLTQQLALLEERPAGYFDRQEATYPELFHMNSVTTGTPVFWLHGGGGGIQPYIMIAQMSQRPFFGIQARGWMKENVKPIRGVKAMAAYYVEILKAVQPHGPYDLGGYSLAGCLAYEMTGLLQRAGEVVNSIVMIDSLSPAGLKLYQPDQKDYLLEIINILLLNTVMATPEKYYQVMIRREEVDVHVSDEAFLSQLILLAKLRGLKKDTARIEKEVWMTMEVQKAYEVSSYQLEDLPDPTGLTCYYFRNRNGLFYGDMEPYLCMAPPVVSLDHINYWEEWEQQLPDFHVIDVNAANHMIMLAEQEVHLSIIDFCAALYAKGGMTIDFLRSFKRITKNRHGSR